The proteins below are encoded in one region of Buttiauxella gaviniae:
- the mltB gene encoding lytic murein transglycosylase B, producing MRYSVALLPLIVLLAACSSKPKTETQPQQTGTPSGGFLLQPQHDVFMQTGDFANNPEAEKFINKMVSEHGFDRQQLHEVLSQAKRLDYVLRLMDKQAPTTQPPAGPNGAWLRYRKQFITPDNVQNGVNFWNQHDDVLKRAWQVYGVPPEIIVGIIGVETRWGRVMGKTRIIDALATLSFAYPRRAKYFSGELETFLLMARNEGDDPLALKGSFAGAMGYGQFMPSAFKDYAVDFNGDGHVNLWDPEDAIGSVANYFKAHGWVKGDVVAVPANGQVPGLANGFNTKYSVSALEQSGLTPTASLGNHKEASLLRLDMGDSYQYWYGLPNFYTITRYNHSTHYAMAVWQLGQAVALARVQ from the coding sequence ATGCGTTACTCCGTCGCGTTACTTCCGCTTATTGTTTTACTGGCCGCGTGTAGCAGCAAACCGAAAACTGAAACTCAGCCTCAGCAAACCGGCACGCCTTCGGGTGGTTTCCTGTTGCAGCCGCAGCATGATGTGTTTATGCAGACGGGGGATTTTGCCAATAATCCGGAAGCCGAAAAATTCATCAATAAAATGGTGAGCGAGCATGGCTTTGACCGCCAGCAATTGCATGAAGTGCTCTCTCAGGCCAAAAGGCTGGATTATGTGCTGCGTTTAATGGACAAGCAGGCGCCGACCACTCAGCCCCCTGCAGGCCCTAACGGGGCATGGCTGCGTTATCGCAAGCAATTCATTACACCCGACAACGTACAAAATGGTGTGAATTTCTGGAACCAACATGATGACGTCTTAAAACGCGCATGGCAGGTGTATGGCGTACCGCCTGAAATTATCGTCGGGATTATTGGCGTAGAAACGCGCTGGGGCAGGGTGATGGGCAAAACGCGTATTATTGATGCGCTCGCCACGCTCTCCTTTGCCTATCCTCGTCGGGCCAAATACTTCTCTGGTGAACTTGAAACCTTCCTGCTGATGGCGCGTAACGAAGGTGACGACCCGCTGGCGCTGAAAGGTTCGTTTGCCGGTGCGATGGGATACGGCCAGTTTATGCCTTCCGCATTCAAAGATTATGCGGTTGATTTCAACGGCGATGGCCATGTGAATCTGTGGGATCCGGAAGATGCTATCGGTAGCGTGGCGAATTACTTTAAAGCTCACGGCTGGGTGAAAGGTGATGTAGTTGCTGTGCCTGCCAACGGGCAGGTGCCGGGGCTGGCGAACGGCTTTAACACCAAATATTCCGTTTCCGCGCTTGAGCAATCGGGTTTAACACCGACCGCTTCGTTGGGTAATCATAAGGAAGCAAGCCTGCTGCGTCTGGATATGGGCGACAGTTATCAATACTGGTACGGTCTGCCGAATTTCTACACCATCACCCGCTATAACCACAGCACGCATTATGCGATGGCCGTCTGGCAGCTAGGCCAGGCAGTTGCGTTGGCTCGCGTTCAGTAA
- the mutS gene encoding DNA mismatch repair protein MutS — MSTTENFDAHTPMMQQYLRLKAEHRDILLFYRMGDFYELFYDDAKRASQLLDISLTKRGASAGEPIPMAGVPHHAIENYLAKLVNLGESAAICEQIGDPATSKGPVERKVVRIVTPGTISDEALLQERQDNLLAAIWQDGKGFGYATLDISSGRFRLSEPEDVETMAAELQRTNPAELLYAEDFAETRLIEGRRGLRRRPLWEFEISTARQQLNMQFGTRDLTGFGVENAHHALCAAGCLLQYVKDTQRTSLPHIRSVTMDRQQDSIIMDAATRRNLEITQNLSGGFENTLASVLDCTVTPMGSRMLKRWLHMPIRNVAVLEKRQQTIAALQERTADIQPVLRQVGDLERILARLALRTARPRDLARMRHTFQQLPELRELLADVPTDYVQTLRENMGEFTELRELLERAVVETPPVLVRDGGVIAPGYNEELDEWRSLADGATDYLDKLEIREREKLGLDTLKVGFNGVHGYYIQISRSQSHHAPIHYVRRQTLKNAERYIIPELKEYEDKVLTSKGKALALEKQLYDQLFDTLLPHLEALQQSATALAELDVLVNLAERAYSLNYICPQLSEKPGIKVVGGRHPVVEQVLSEPFIANPLSLAPQRRMLIITGPNMGGKSTYMRQSALIVLLAYIGSFVPAQQAEIGPIDRIFTRVGAADDLASGRSTFMVEMTETANILHNATEHSLVLMDEIGRGTSTYDGLSLAWACAESLANRIKALTLFATHYFELTTLPEKMEGVANVHLDAIEHGDTIAFMHSVQDGAASKSYGLAVAALAGVPKEVIKRARQKLRELETVSNNTAATQVDGTQMSLLSVAEETSPAVEALEALDPDSLSPRQALEWIYRLKSLV, encoded by the coding sequence ATGAGTACAACGGAAAATTTTGACGCCCATACCCCGATGATGCAGCAGTATCTGCGTCTGAAAGCAGAACATCGTGACATCTTGTTGTTCTATCGCATGGGCGACTTTTACGAGTTGTTTTATGACGATGCAAAACGTGCGTCGCAGTTGCTCGATATTTCCCTGACCAAGCGCGGCGCATCCGCCGGCGAACCCATTCCCATGGCTGGCGTACCGCATCACGCCATCGAAAACTATTTAGCAAAACTGGTGAATCTGGGCGAATCTGCCGCGATTTGCGAACAGATTGGCGACCCGGCAACCAGCAAAGGGCCTGTCGAGCGCAAAGTCGTGCGCATTGTGACGCCTGGCACCATCAGTGATGAAGCGTTGCTTCAGGAGCGCCAGGACAACCTGCTCGCCGCTATCTGGCAAGACGGCAAAGGTTTTGGGTATGCCACTCTCGACATCAGTTCCGGGCGTTTTCGCCTGTCCGAGCCAGAAGATGTTGAAACCATGGCTGCCGAGCTTCAGCGCACCAATCCAGCAGAACTACTGTATGCCGAAGATTTTGCAGAAACCCGTTTAATTGAAGGCCGCCGTGGCCTGCGTCGTCGCCCGCTTTGGGAGTTTGAGATTTCTACCGCGCGCCAGCAACTCAATATGCAGTTTGGCACGCGTGACCTCACCGGTTTTGGCGTAGAAAATGCTCATCATGCCTTGTGTGCTGCGGGATGCCTGCTGCAATACGTAAAAGATACGCAGCGCACCTCTTTGCCGCATATTCGTTCCGTCACCATGGACCGCCAGCAAGACAGCATCATTATGGATGCGGCTACGCGCCGTAACCTTGAGATTACCCAGAACCTGTCCGGTGGCTTCGAAAATACGCTGGCGTCGGTGCTGGATTGCACCGTCACGCCGATGGGTAGCCGCATGCTGAAACGCTGGCTGCACATGCCGATTCGTAATGTTGCCGTGCTGGAAAAACGCCAGCAGACAATTGCCGCTCTGCAAGAGCGTACCGCTGATATTCAGCCGGTGCTACGACAGGTAGGCGATCTGGAACGTATTCTGGCGCGTCTGGCGTTACGCACCGCTCGCCCACGCGATTTAGCGCGTATGCGGCACACTTTCCAGCAACTGCCTGAGCTGCGCGAATTACTGGCCGATGTGCCAACGGATTATGTGCAAACGCTGCGTGAAAACATGGGCGAATTCACCGAGCTGCGCGAATTGCTCGAACGCGCCGTGGTTGAAACCCCGCCAGTACTGGTTCGCGATGGCGGCGTGATTGCTCCGGGTTATAACGAAGAGCTGGACGAATGGCGCAGCCTGGCCGATGGGGCAACAGATTACCTCGATAAGCTGGAAATCCGCGAACGTGAAAAACTGGGCCTCGACACGCTGAAAGTCGGTTTCAACGGCGTGCATGGCTATTACATCCAGATTAGCCGCAGCCAAAGCCACCACGCACCGATTCACTATGTGCGCCGCCAGACGTTGAAAAACGCCGAGCGCTACATTATCCCTGAGCTAAAAGAGTACGAAGACAAAGTACTGACCTCCAAAGGGAAAGCTTTAGCCCTGGAAAAACAGCTTTACGATCAACTGTTTGATACCTTGCTTCCACACCTTGAAGCCTTGCAGCAAAGTGCGACCGCGCTTGCGGAACTGGACGTGTTAGTTAACCTGGCCGAACGCGCTTACAGCCTGAATTATATCTGCCCGCAGTTAAGCGAAAAGCCGGGAATTAAAGTGGTTGGCGGTCGTCATCCGGTGGTTGAACAGGTGCTGAGTGAGCCGTTTATCGCAAACCCTCTCAGTCTTGCGCCACAGCGGCGGATGCTGATTATTACCGGCCCGAATATGGGCGGTAAAAGTACCTATATGCGCCAGTCGGCACTGATCGTGCTGCTCGCTTACATCGGCAGTTTCGTTCCCGCGCAGCAGGCTGAAATCGGCCCGATTGACCGAATTTTCACACGCGTTGGTGCGGCTGACGATCTCGCTTCCGGGCGTTCAACCTTTATGGTGGAAATGACCGAGACGGCAAATATTCTGCATAACGCAACCGAGCATAGCCTGGTGCTGATGGATGAAATTGGCCGCGGGACATCAACGTATGATGGCTTGTCGCTTGCCTGGGCTTGCGCCGAAAGTCTCGCAAACCGCATTAAAGCGCTCACTCTGTTCGCCACGCATTACTTTGAGCTGACGACACTGCCTGAAAAAATGGAAGGTGTGGCAAACGTGCATCTTGATGCAATTGAACACGGCGATACCATCGCGTTTATGCACAGCGTGCAGGATGGTGCTGCGAGCAAAAGTTACGGCCTGGCCGTCGCGGCGTTAGCGGGAGTGCCGAAAGAAGTGATTAAGCGTGCGCGTCAAAAACTGCGTGAACTGGAGACGGTGTCCAATAACACAGCCGCCACTCAGGTAGATGGCACGCAAATGTCACTGCTATCGGTTGCAGAAGAGACATCCCCTGCGGTAGAAGCGCTGGAGGCGTTAGATCCAGATTCTCTCTCGCCACGTCAGGCGCTGGAGTGGATTTACCGTTTGAAGAGTTTGGTTTAG
- the rpoS gene encoding RNA polymerase sigma factor RpoS codes for MSQNTLKVNELNEDAEYDENGVEVFDEKALVEEEPSDNDIAEEELLSQGATQRVLDATQLYLGEIGYSPLLTAEEEVYFARRALRGDVASRRRMIESNLRLVVKIARRYSNRGLALLDLIEEGNLGLIRAVEKFDPERGFRFSTYATWWIRQTIERAIMNQTRTIRLPIHIVKELNVYLRTARELSHKLDHEPSAEEIAEQLDKPVDDVSRMLRLNERITSVDTPLGGDSEKALLDILADEKDNGPEDTTQDDDMKQSIVKWLFELNAKQREVLARRFGLLGYEAATLEDVGREIGLTRERVRQIQVEGLRRLREILQTQGLNIEALFRE; via the coding sequence ATGAGTCAGAATACGCTGAAAGTTAACGAGTTAAATGAAGACGCGGAATATGATGAGAATGGAGTTGAGGTCTTTGACGAAAAAGCCCTTGTAGAAGAGGAACCCAGTGATAACGACATTGCCGAAGAAGAGCTGTTGTCACAGGGCGCCACGCAGCGAGTGCTTGACGCGACTCAGCTTTATCTTGGGGAGATTGGTTACTCCCCACTATTAACAGCCGAAGAAGAGGTCTATTTTGCCCGCCGCGCACTGCGTGGTGATGTTGCCTCCCGCCGTCGCATGATTGAAAGTAACCTGCGTCTGGTGGTTAAGATTGCCCGTCGTTATAGCAATCGTGGTCTGGCTCTGCTGGACCTGATTGAAGAGGGAAATCTGGGGCTCATTCGTGCTGTTGAGAAGTTTGACCCAGAACGTGGGTTCCGTTTTTCAACATACGCGACATGGTGGATTCGTCAGACCATCGAACGGGCAATCATGAACCAAACCCGTACGATTCGCTTGCCGATTCATATCGTGAAAGAGCTGAACGTTTATCTGCGTACTGCTCGTGAACTCTCTCATAAACTCGACCATGAGCCGAGTGCTGAAGAGATTGCCGAGCAACTGGATAAACCTGTTGATGATGTCAGCCGTATGCTGCGTCTCAACGAGCGCATTACCTCAGTAGACACCCCATTGGGCGGTGACTCTGAAAAAGCGCTGCTGGACATTCTGGCTGACGAGAAAGACAACGGTCCGGAAGACACCACGCAAGACGATGATATGAAACAGAGCATCGTTAAGTGGTTGTTTGAACTGAACGCTAAACAGCGTGAAGTCCTGGCTCGTCGTTTTGGTCTGTTAGGCTATGAAGCTGCAACACTGGAAGATGTAGGTCGTGAAATTGGCCTGACTCGTGAACGTGTTCGTCAGATTCAGGTTGAAGGTCTGCGTCGTCTGCGTGAAATTTTGCAGACACAAGGATTGAATATCGAAGCGTTGTTCCGCGAATAA
- the nlpD gene encoding murein hydrolase activator NlpD, which produces MSAGSPTFTLRRIAALSLVSLWLAGCTSSNTQAPISSVGGNSNASSNSSGGMLITQPPKMSTQSQAPQIQPVPQQPMIQPMQTQQTQPVISTPVQTENGHIVYNRKYGDIPKGSYTGGSTYTVKRGDTLFYIAWITGNDFRDLAQRNNVPAPYGLNVGQTLQVGNASGTPITGGNAVTTADATAQGVTPPAAQNTTTVVASKPVITYSEDSGEQSANKMLPNNKGNATVVTAPVTAPVVSSTTVPTASSTSDSAPISTWRWPTDGKIIENFSATDGGNKGIDIAGSKGQAVVATASGRVVYAGNALRGYGNLIIIKHNDDYLSAYAHNDTMLVREQEEIKAGQKIATMGSTGTSSTRLHFEIRYKGKSVNPLRYLPQR; this is translated from the coding sequence ATGAGCGCGGGAAGCCCAACTTTTACTTTACGCCGTATTGCAGCGCTGTCGTTGGTTAGCCTGTGGTTAGCGGGATGCACCAGCAGTAATACCCAGGCTCCGATCAGTTCGGTGGGCGGTAACAGCAATGCCAGCAGCAACTCTTCCGGCGGCATGCTGATAACCCAGCCACCGAAAATGTCCACCCAAAGTCAGGCTCCGCAAATTCAGCCCGTGCCTCAGCAGCCGATGATTCAACCGATGCAAACGCAGCAAACGCAGCCTGTTATCTCAACGCCTGTACAAACGGAAAACGGCCATATCGTCTACAACCGCAAATATGGCGATATTCCGAAAGGGAGCTATACCGGTGGCAGTACTTATACGGTTAAACGTGGCGACACCCTGTTCTATATTGCCTGGATTACCGGCAACGATTTCCGTGACTTAGCCCAGCGTAACAACGTACCGGCACCGTATGGCTTGAATGTCGGACAAACTCTACAAGTGGGTAATGCTTCCGGTACGCCAATCACCGGTGGCAACGCGGTAACCACGGCGGATGCGACCGCGCAGGGCGTAACCCCTCCGGCTGCGCAAAATACCACCACGGTGGTTGCTTCCAAGCCAGTAATTACGTATTCTGAGGATTCAGGTGAACAGAGTGCTAACAAAATGTTGCCGAACAATAAGGGTAATGCGACTGTTGTCACAGCACCCGTAACGGCTCCTGTGGTTAGCTCTACTACCGTACCTACTGCCAGCAGTACATCCGACAGCGCGCCGATTTCGACGTGGCGTTGGCCAACTGATGGCAAAATTATCGAGAACTTCTCTGCTACAGACGGTGGCAATAAAGGGATCGATATCGCAGGCAGCAAAGGCCAGGCTGTTGTTGCTACCGCTTCCGGGCGAGTAGTGTATGCCGGTAACGCGCTGCGAGGTTACGGTAATCTGATCATCATTAAACACAATGATGATTACCTGAGTGCCTACGCCCATAACGATACAATGCTGGTCCGGGAACAAGAAGAAATCAAGGCGGGGCAGAAGATAGCTACCATGGGTAGCACCGGAACCAGTTCGACACGTTTACATTTTGAAATTCGTTACAAGGGGAAATCCGTCAACCCGCTGCGTTATTTGCCGCAGCGATAA
- a CDS encoding protein-L-isoaspartate(D-aspartate) O-methyltransferase, which produces MVSKRVQTLLEQLRNQGIKDEKVLEAIALVPREKFVDEAFEHKAWENTALPIGSGQTISQPYMVARMTELLELTPESRVLEIGTGSGYQTAILAHLVHHVCSVERIKGLQWHARRRLKQLDLHNISTRHGDGWQGWHARSPFDAIIVTAAPPEIPSELLSQLDEGGILVLPVGEERQFLKRIRRLSGEFVIDTVEAVRFVPLVKGELA; this is translated from the coding sequence ATGGTAAGCAAACGCGTACAAACCCTTCTCGAACAGCTACGCAATCAGGGCATCAAGGATGAAAAAGTCCTTGAGGCGATTGCGCTGGTGCCGCGAGAAAAATTTGTCGATGAAGCGTTTGAGCACAAAGCCTGGGAAAACACGGCATTACCGATTGGCTCCGGCCAAACCATTTCGCAGCCTTATATGGTTGCAAGAATGACCGAGTTGCTTGAACTCACGCCTGAATCACGCGTGCTGGAAATTGGCACTGGCTCTGGCTATCAAACTGCTATCCTTGCTCATTTGGTGCATCATGTTTGTTCCGTCGAACGCATTAAAGGCCTGCAGTGGCATGCAAGGCGGCGTTTAAAGCAGCTCGATCTACATAATATCTCAACCCGTCACGGTGATGGTTGGCAGGGCTGGCATGCGCGCAGCCCATTTGACGCTATCATTGTTACGGCGGCTCCACCGGAGATCCCCAGCGAACTGTTGTCACAGCTCGATGAAGGCGGAATTTTAGTTCTCCCGGTTGGCGAAGAACGGCAATTTCTTAAACGTATTCGCCGCTTGAGTGGGGAATTTGTCATTGATACGGTAGAAGCCGTGCGTTTTGTACCCTTAGTGAAGGGTGAATTGGCATAA
- the surE gene encoding 5'/3'-nucleotidase SurE, translating to MRILLSNDDGVNAPGIQVLAARLREFADVQVVAPDRNRSGASNSLTLESSLRTFTLANGDISVQMGTPTDCVYLGVNALMRPAPDVVVSGINAGPNLGDDVIYSGTVAAAMEGRHLGIPALAVSLNGHEHYETAAAVTCSILRALSREPLRTGRILNINVPDLPLDEIKGIKVTRCGSRHPADKVIPQEDPRGNTLYWIGPPGDKFDAGPETDFAAVDEGYVSITPLHVDLTAHSAREVVSHWLDKSGVDEQW from the coding sequence ATGAGAATACTTTTGAGTAACGATGACGGGGTCAATGCGCCGGGCATTCAGGTTCTGGCGGCCCGACTAAGGGAATTTGCTGACGTGCAAGTGGTAGCCCCCGACCGTAATCGCAGTGGGGCATCAAACTCACTGACGCTCGAATCTTCATTGCGTACTTTCACCCTCGCAAACGGCGATATTTCAGTGCAGATGGGCACGCCAACGGACTGCGTTTATCTTGGCGTCAACGCCTTGATGCGCCCTGCGCCTGATGTGGTCGTTTCTGGAATTAACGCCGGGCCCAATTTGGGTGATGACGTCATCTATTCCGGTACCGTTGCTGCAGCGATGGAGGGGCGGCATTTAGGTATCCCGGCGCTGGCTGTTTCGCTCAATGGGCATGAACATTATGAAACAGCGGCGGCAGTGACCTGCTCTATTCTGCGTGCGTTATCGCGTGAACCGCTGCGTACCGGGCGCATCTTAAATATTAACGTGCCAGATTTGCCGCTTGATGAAATCAAGGGCATTAAAGTCACGCGCTGCGGCAGTCGCCATCCGGCAGATAAAGTGATTCCGCAAGAAGATCCGCGCGGGAATACGCTGTACTGGATTGGGCCTCCGGGCGACAAATTTGATGCCGGCCCTGAAACCGATTTTGCCGCCGTTGATGAAGGTTATGTTTCGATAACACCCTTGCACGTTGACCTCACCGCTCACAGCGCTCGTGAGGTGGTCAGCCACTGGTTAGACAAATCAGGAGTGGACGAGCAATGGTAA
- the truD gene encoding tRNA pseudouridine(13) synthase TruD encodes MDMQNLTWLHGKPQGTGLIKANPEDFVVIEDLGFGPDGDGEHLLLRILKNGCNTRFVADALAKFLKVHAREVSFAGQKDKHAVTEQWFCVRLPGKEMPDMGAFQLEGCQVLEYARHRRKLRLGALKGNSFTLVLRDVSDRDELEQRLNAILHRGVPNYFGSQRFGIAGNNLHQALRWAQSNAPIRDRNKRSFYLSAARSAMFNQVVSERLKKPDFNQVIDGDALQLAGRGSWFVAKPEELPELQQRVDDGELLITAPLPGDGAWGTQNAALEFEQRCVEQETDLLGLLVRERVEAARRAMLVMPKELSWNWWDDVTVELNFWLPAGSFATSVVRELMNAPGGYADIAE; translated from the coding sequence ATGGATATGCAGAATCTCACCTGGCTGCATGGTAAACCGCAAGGCACAGGGCTCATTAAAGCCAATCCAGAAGACTTCGTGGTTATCGAAGATTTGGGTTTTGGGCCTGATGGCGATGGCGAACACTTGCTGTTGCGCATCCTGAAAAACGGCTGTAACACGCGCTTTGTCGCTGATGCGCTGGCGAAGTTTCTCAAAGTGCATGCCCGTGAAGTTAGCTTTGCCGGTCAGAAAGATAAGCATGCGGTGACCGAACAATGGTTCTGCGTGCGCCTGCCGGGCAAAGAGATGCCTGATATGGGCGCTTTCCAGCTCGAAGGCTGTCAGGTGCTGGAATATGCCCGCCATCGCCGTAAATTGCGTTTAGGTGCGTTAAAAGGGAACAGTTTTACGCTGGTGCTGCGTGATGTAAGCGATCGCGATGAGCTCGAACAGCGGCTCAATGCCATTTTGCACCGCGGCGTACCCAATTACTTTGGTAGCCAACGCTTCGGTATCGCGGGTAATAACTTGCATCAGGCTCTTCGCTGGGCGCAAAGCAATGCGCCGATCCGCGATCGTAACAAACGCAGCTTTTATCTCTCCGCAGCCCGTAGCGCCATGTTTAACCAGGTTGTCAGCGAAAGGCTGAAAAAGCCGGACTTTAACCAGGTTATCGACGGCGATGCGTTGCAGTTAGCCGGGCGCGGAAGTTGGTTTGTGGCAAAACCGGAAGAGTTGCCGGAATTGCAACAGCGTGTCGATGACGGCGAATTGCTGATTACCGCTCCTCTGCCCGGTGACGGTGCCTGGGGCACGCAAAATGCTGCCCTGGAGTTTGAACAGCGCTGTGTCGAGCAGGAAACGGACTTGCTGGGGCTGCTGGTGCGTGAGCGTGTTGAAGCGGCGCGTCGTGCAATGCTGGTAATGCCTAAAGAGCTGAGCTGGAACTGGTGGGATGACGTCACCGTTGAGTTAAATTTCTGGCTGCCTGCCGGGAGTTTTGCCACAAGCGTAGTGCGTGAGTTAATGAATGCTCCGGGCGGTTATGCGGATATCGCTGAGTAA
- the ispF gene encoding 2-C-methyl-D-erythritol 2,4-cyclodiphosphate synthase, which yields MRIGHGFDVHAFGGEGPIIIGGVRVPFEKGLLAHSDGDVALHALTDALLGAAALGDIGKLFPDTDPAFKGADSRELLREAWRRIQAKGYTLGNVDVTIIAQAPKMAPHIPQMRVFIAEDLGCHMDDVNVKATTTEKLGFTGRGEGIACEAVALLHKARK from the coding sequence ATGCGTATTGGACATGGTTTTGATGTACACGCCTTTGGTGGCGAAGGCCCAATTATCATCGGTGGCGTGCGCGTACCGTTCGAAAAGGGGCTGCTCGCACACTCTGATGGCGATGTCGCTCTGCACGCATTAACCGATGCTCTGCTGGGTGCTGCTGCCTTAGGTGATATTGGCAAACTGTTCCCTGATACCGACCCCGCGTTTAAAGGTGCTGACAGCCGAGAATTGCTGCGTGAAGCCTGGCGACGTATTCAGGCGAAAGGCTACACGTTAGGTAATGTCGATGTGACGATTATTGCGCAGGCTCCGAAAATGGCTCCGCACATTCCGCAGATGCGCGTGTTTATCGCCGAAGATTTGGGTTGCCATATGGATGATGTGAATGTCAAAGCGACCACAACGGAAAAACTGGGTTTTACCGGGCGCGGCGAAGGTATCGCTTGTGAGGCGGTGGCGCTGTTGCATAAGGCTCGTAAATAA
- the ispD gene encoding 2-C-methyl-D-erythritol 4-phosphate cytidylyltransferase, with amino-acid sequence MADSSPDVIAVVPAAGIGSRMQTECPKQYLTIGDKTILEHAVASLMAHPRVAHVVIAISPTDSWFSSLPLASNPHVTVINGGAQRADSVLAGLNVVHDAQWVLVHDAARPCLHQDDLARLLAITETSKIGGILAAPVRDTMKRGEPGKNLIAHTVDREDLWHALTPQLFPLELLRSCLQRALDEHASITDEASALEYCGFHPELISARADNIKVTRPEDLALAEFYLTRLTQTENE; translated from the coding sequence ATGGCAGACTCCTCCCCGGACGTAATTGCCGTGGTGCCGGCAGCAGGTATCGGCAGCCGCATGCAAACGGAATGTCCTAAGCAATATCTTACAATCGGCGATAAAACTATTCTTGAACACGCGGTGGCAAGCCTGATGGCCCACCCGCGCGTGGCGCATGTCGTTATCGCCATTAGCCCTACCGATAGCTGGTTTTCCTCTTTACCTCTTGCTTCAAATCCTCATGTTACGGTCATCAACGGTGGTGCACAGCGTGCAGATTCGGTGCTTGCCGGTTTAAACGTAGTGCACGACGCGCAATGGGTATTGGTGCATGACGCGGCGCGTCCTTGTTTACATCAGGATGATTTAGCCCGTTTGCTGGCGATTACCGAAACCAGCAAAATTGGCGGCATTCTGGCCGCACCCGTGCGTGACACAATGAAACGCGGGGAGCCTGGCAAAAACTTGATAGCCCATACGGTTGACCGGGAAGATCTTTGGCACGCCCTGACACCGCAACTGTTTCCTCTGGAATTGCTGCGTAGCTGCCTGCAGCGTGCACTCGATGAACACGCCTCGATTACCGATGAAGCCTCAGCGCTCGAATATTGTGGTTTCCATCCCGAATTAATTAGCGCCCGCGCCGATAATATAAAAGTGACTCGTCCTGAAGACCTGGCGTTGGCGGAGTTTTACCTCACGCGGTTAACCCAAACGGAGAATGAATAA
- the ftsB gene encoding cell division protein FtsB has protein sequence MGKLTLLLLALLVWLQYSLWFGKNGVHDYTRVNDDVTAQQATNAKLKARNDQLFAEIDDLNGGQEAIEERARNELSMTKPGETFYRLVPDSSKRLSSGAGQNNR, from the coding sequence ATGGGTAAACTAACGCTGCTATTGCTGGCCTTGTTGGTCTGGCTGCAGTATTCGCTGTGGTTTGGAAAAAACGGCGTACACGATTACACGCGAGTCAATGACGACGTTACTGCGCAGCAGGCGACGAACGCTAAACTCAAAGCGCGTAACGATCAGCTTTTTGCGGAAATTGACGATCTTAATGGCGGTCAGGAAGCTATTGAAGAGCGTGCACGTAATGAACTCAGCATGACCAAACCGGGTGAAACCTTCTACCGCCTGGTACCCGATAGCTCTAAGCGATTAAGCAGTGGTGCCGGGCAGAACAATCGATAA
- a CDS encoding DUF3561 family protein — translation MRNGTNMAMTSAEAGHGTEETTWSLAGALIGFLSWLLALGIPFLIYGPNTLFFFLYTWPFFLALLPVAVVVGIALHSLLHGRLLYSCATTVLAVALMFGILFLWLMG, via the coding sequence ATGCGCAATGGCACCAATATGGCTATGACATCGGCTGAAGCAGGCCACGGCACCGAAGAGACGACCTGGTCATTGGCCGGGGCGCTCATCGGTTTTTTGTCGTGGCTATTGGCGCTGGGCATTCCCTTTCTAATCTACGGCCCGAATACGCTGTTTTTCTTCCTGTATACCTGGCCATTCTTCCTCGCGTTGCTGCCTGTCGCCGTGGTTGTGGGCATTGCTCTGCACTCACTGTTACATGGCCGCCTGCTCTATAGCTGTGCGACGACCGTGCTGGCTGTGGCGCTCATGTTCGGCATCCTATTTTTGTGGCTGATGGGCTAA